The genomic region GTGCCGCCCCGGTATCTCGACCGGTACGAAAGTCCGTCCGACAAGGCCATCGAGCAAACTCGCTATTGCGCCGTACTGAGTTCGACGACGGTTTCGCGCAAATCCTCGCGGGCAAGCGCGATCCCAACGCGCTGGCTCGCACCGTCGCCCAAGCCGAGAGTGCTGAGAGCCGTGAACTGACTGTCGCAGACTTTCGAGCAATGCTGCCCAATCGCCCAAGTCGGCGACATTATCAACCTTCGACGTCATCACCCGGGGCGACGCGCTGACGCTCCTATTCTCCCTGCTCCCCTAATCACGGCCGACCGAAAACGGAGTGGTGTGGAAGTCGTATCTCGGCAATCGGTGGGGCGCGTAACGATGAACTCCTCCGCATCCGTTGCAGGGCCGGCGCACACTAAAGCGTTGCTCCAGTGACGACTTGCGTCAAGAATTTGTCGCTCCAGTTGCAACTGCGTCGTTTCATGACGAGGCTGGCTTTGTCGGGATGCTGCATTAAAAACGATAGCGTAAAGCGATTTAGCGAAGCAACGTTCTCACGGACCTGGTTGCCCCGGATGCAAAATTCATCTTCACGGTAGGTGAAGTCCAGTGGCCAATGGCAGCTGTTCTCGATGCCCCAGTGGCCGCGAACGGCGCGCGCGAAGTTTTTGACGCCCATCTCCAGGCTGCTGAGATAATAACGCAGTTCCGTGCTCTGCTTGCCGCCGCGCAGGCACGTCACCAGAGTTGCGCAGGCGGTCTTACCTGACCGGTGCCGAGGCAACGGCCTGAACACCGCCACCACCGGAAACCCGCAGCACTTCCCAGCGGTCGTCAGTCTTTTGTTGCGTTTCAACACTTCCTTATGAGTCAATAACATTCTCGTCTTATTCGGTGTCGCGCCGCTGGGCGCGCCCGATATTGAACGCCTTAGCCGCGGCGACTATTTGTTCAAACTCTAGATGCAGCTTCGCAAAGGGCCATGTGCCGTACGCACGTAGGGCAATCTCAGACAATTCCTGAACCGTATGCCGGTACATACCCGGCGCTCCCTCCACAACCTCGCCATAGGCAAGGTAGGTTCTCTGCACTTTTTGAATATCGCGAGTTAGATGAAGCAACGTTGGCCGTTCAGCGGCTGGCAAGGCTTGGAAAACCGGAAGCCATTGATCCAGAGTGAGCACGAAGCGGGGGTCCTTTACGAGCCAAGGACTTCGCAAGTCGGCGAACGATTGCGCCAGGTTTTGCAGGTCTGGGCGCTTGCCGCTTAGCAGCTCCGCGTTGCGGCGCCGGATGACGACGTTCTCCGAAAAACCGTCCACCTCGCCAAGATTCCAACCCAACGTACCGAGCAGTTTCGCAGTGACGCTGGTGCCAGAGTGTCCTACGCCAAGCAACAGCAAATTCGGGCGATCGTCTTGGTCCGCATATGCGGAAACCGGCGAGGGCGTCGCTTCCGAGAAATTCGAGGGCCGTAACTCAAGCATCTTTTGGCCGCGGGGATGGCCCCAATCTCCGATGTATTTAATCTGCCATCCTGCCGATTCGGCAAAGCTCCGCATCTGCGAGCGGGTGTAGTGAAAGACGCGGTGGTCATGCGACTCGGACGGGTTCACCTGCTCTCGCGCGCACTCGTTAAACGTTGCGTAAAGAACGCCGTTTCCAGCGAGCACTCCATGCAGCTTCGTGAGACATCGGCTGATAGATGCAGAACTGAGATGCGTGAAAAGCGACTGCGCCAAAGCGAAATCCGGACGTACGCCAAATCGATCAAATTCAAAGTCTTCCGAAACCACGAAGCGAGGCTGCTTCGCGGCGACCAATTCCGAACTCAATTCGTCACGCACGCCGGCCTGAATCAATTCGGCCTTGTGATCGATCCCGAGATACCGGCCAGGGTGCAGGTACGGGATGAAATGAACTCCGGCGCGCAAACTACCGCAGCCGACGTCCAGGAAAAAATGGTGCGGCTCGAGCTTTTTGGCCAGCAGATACTCGAACTGCAGTCGTCCGACCTCGTCCCACAGTCCGCCGACATACGCTCGATGCCAAGCTTCCGCCTTCATCGAATGCCCGCCCGCGTCAACTCTTCCCTTGGGCGCGGATTTTTGCGCGAATGGCCTGGAGTTGAACTGCGACAACCTCCCGTTCCGTGGGTGAGGTCGCGAGTTGAAAACGTTTTCTTAATGTTAATGCCGCATCCCGTAGAGCCTTGTCGAGCTGACCACCTTCTTGCTTTTGCGGACGCTTCTGCTGTGCCACGATACGACTCCTTAAAGTATGTCGCTAATCCGAACGCTTCCATCGCTTCGCGACGCAGGTTCATCACAACGCGCTTCATGCCCACGCGTTCCACCGACCTACTAGCGCGGAACTCGTGCGGCCACACTTACGCGGATATATAGGATTGGTCATCGGGGATGACCCAGCAATCGTCGACCTTCTTGTCGTTTAAGAACCCCCTGCATATCGCCTATCTGGTATTGCAATATGACCTGCAATGATCCCGTGTCCGCCTTCTCGGCCATTGAAAAACAAATGAACAACCGCCCTTCCGCCCCCTCAGCTGCCGACGCTAATAGTTCGAGAGCGGTCTTATTGCCGTCGTCCAATCGAACTTGCAGGACACGGGCGTCGGTGCGTAGGCCGGCAAAAGTGCCGGTGCCGAATCCGGTATAATCGCCCGCAAGTGTCTTCTCAACCAGTTCAGCGAACGTCCCGACAAATTTGATCGCACTTACCTTCCGTTGCAAAGGCCGCGCGCACACTACAGGCGTGGGTCCAACCCACAGGACACCGTGAGTGGTATCACTTGCTCGAATACCGGGGATCGACTTTGAAATCAGTTCGAAGGCGGATCCAAGCGTCGCGGCTTCCGAAAGCTTGAAGTTACGCAACACCGGATAAACGGCCTTCTCGCACACCAAGTGAATGGGTACGTCTGATCTCAATGAGAGTTGCGCGGTGAGTTCTGCGAGCGAGATTTCAGAATAATCGCACGCGCCGACGCCCACGCGTCGCCAGTCGTGACTGGAATCTGCAGCAGCGGGCGGTGCCGCTGCCGCCGTGAGCATAATGCCTATCATAAGAATCGACATGCACTTCCTCTAATGTGGAGTTATGGCCAACGACATCGTACCGGTATTTGTTGAAGGACTCCAATTCGTTCCAGACAGGGTTATCTCGATATCCGAACCGGTATGAGTCATGCCCCCAATCACGGTGGTCATCAATAATGGCTAGAGCACGAAGCTACGCGATCGCATTGCTCAACTCACGCTGCAGATCGAAGGCTGCGACCGTGACTGTCTAGCTTTCGCGGAGTTCGTCGGCCCACGGGGGCGACGGTGCTACAAAAGTGCGGCGTTTGCCGGATAGCGGATGAGTAAAGGCAATTTGTTTTGCGAACAGCTCCAACGGTGGATCATTCACTGCGACGGTCTGTTTGACGCCCAATTGATGCGCCTTCAAGTAAAGTTGCTCACCACAAATCGGCCATCCGAGTTCCCAAAGGTGGACTCGAATTTGATTTGTTCTTCCCGTGAGCGGGCGAGCCTCGATCAGTGCGGTGCCGTCGTTTAGTCGCCGCCTGACGGTGAACTCCGTTACTGCAGGCAGGCCGTCTTGCTCATCGATTACGCGCGAACCCCCTTCGCCGGCCTCGCTACTGATGGGTGCCGTCGAGCGAAACCGGTTCTCCGGCGGATGCCCCTGAATTCTCGCCAAGTAAACCTTCTCGACTTCGCCGCGCGCGAATTGCGGCTGAAGGAGTCCGGCCATATGACGAGTTCGAGCGAAAACGATCAG from Planctomycetia bacterium harbors:
- a CDS encoding ISAs1 family transposase, producing the protein MTHKEVLKRNKRLTTAGKCCGFPVVAVFRPLPRHRSGKTACATLVTCLRGGKQSTELRYYLSSLEMGVKNFARAVRGHWGIENSCHWPLDFTYREDEFCIRGNQVRENVASLNRFTLSFLMQHPDKASLVMKRRSCNWSDKFLTQVVTGATL